In the genome of Primulina eburnea isolate SZY01 chromosome 13, ASM2296580v1, whole genome shotgun sequence, the window ATGTTGCTGACGTTTTTGCAGTAAATTGTACAACAACAGGAGGATGCTGCTAATGATAATGATGTGCCTTTATGCTCTATCTTTCTCTTTTGTAGTGTACAAATTAAACATGACAAAATTTGCTGAAGATGTGGTGATTTCAGAAGAAGAAGTCATTCTATCTGAggataaatttttgaaagaagaaTAATTTTAATGGAAGAATAAGTTTTTGTTGATAAGTATTGCCTGAGTCCATGGAAGCAATACTAGAAATTCTTGTGGATGAATCGGTAGTCCCTCAGGGAGAAACTACTGAAGTTGTAGAAGTTTTTATGGAAAAGCAGTCAGTCAAGTAGAGACACAAGAACGAGCTATTCATCATATCATTCAGGCTATGCCTGAAGTTTTGGTGCAAGAGCCGGTCAGCCAAGATGACGCAGGAGTGTTGATATAGAGCAAGCATGTCCTTTAAGCATTTGGGCTCCCAATCTGACTCTTGCTGTTGCTAAGGAATTACCCAGGATCAAGCTTTCCTCTCCAGATTGTGATCTCACATATGGCAATCTCTAGTCATAATTCACACAAGTTTGTCCTCCATTACATCAACTCTTACTATTATGAGGAGAGGACACTCGAACACTGAAGATGATTTGAGTTGTTTCAAGGATAAAATGCTCAAGGAGGTCTCTGACTTATCCAAGAACATGattgaaatttttattaagaTAAATTCGATCAAGAAATATCGGGCAGCTACTGCTACTCATCTTGGTGGATAGATTCAGTCAAATAGCTTTCAAATTTGCACCAAGATTGAAGAAGTACAAGCAAATCTTAATGAGAAGATTAACGAAGTTGGCAGTTGGTTAGCCACTGTATTCACCTACCTGAAAGCACTTTGTAGTGTTGACAAAAAGAGAGAAAGGGGAAAATTGAACCCACCAGCAGTCAACAGCTCTAAGCCAACCGACCATCCGAGGAAGCCAGCTGATTATAGTAGCAAGCACTCACTCTGGACATAAATATCATCAGAAGAGATAAAGCAGTGTCTAGAACAATTTTGTACTTTCAACTTATTCAACTTaatagtatttttttttatttttttgcaaaatgtgtaaattttttttatctatcaAATGAATTCAATGTTTCTACTACAAATGCATAATTTTGTCAAAAACCAAAATGGAGAAATTGTATGACATTTACGCTTTGATGGCTTAACAAGACAGCTGATATAATAGATAATTATAGAGGCTAGCCGAATTAAATTCAAAAAGAAATTTATTATTCATGTGTACATTTGTTTATGAAGAAAAAATGTTCTTCAGAGCGCTGCTGATTACCTAAGTAAaactattattatattattcgAAGGCACACAAGATCACTGATAGTAGTCAAGATGATACAAAGGGTTGCCGAACAGAAGCAGAGCTAATCAAAAGTCAATCGATACAACATGTTGCCTCGGTAGATCAATTAGTCTAATAAATGGACATTATCTGAACATCTGGTATTCATTCCCGAAGAGCAGAGCCAAGCTTATGATTGGATAAAATCTCGTGTAACAACTTTTTAGTTCGTTGAATGTCAGAATCCATGAACACTACTCGGAGTGTACTATCTGCCAGAAAATACGATAACATGGCACAACAACATTGATATATGTAATTTGATCATAACAAGCACACgttgatatttgtaatttgaTCATTAAGGATTgattttgtaatgcccgagattctattactgtaatcagatttgtgttgttattgattatgagttgtggtaattgatatctgttgatattgtattgacggggatattcagattgttccgttatgccgttgattttgagttaaattcagattgatcagattcggtattgatttgagcagtatattgatattgtcattaccagattgaatattgacaggcttggaaTTCCCAACAGAAACGGAGTCAGAACTGctataaaagaaaggtataagtcaatgtggtaccgggagaacgactcgagtgtgatatacttgagtttctctaaatcacatacttattgttattgtgttcattgatttgaattgatatgcttgttctattgatttatagaaagcatgtactagacgagtattagacgagtaatcttgtgacataagtgtCGATGGTGagggaatcgtcactggcattttgcacattgtcacaagataaaGAATTAGTGAAAGTGCTAAAGtctatgacggataggtcaaaacaccggatgtttggttatatcgaagtggatagaattggagtttcttctattagtgatgttcgatatggaataccaacgtctggaaactgggatccctagactaggattgattctagtctgagacgtggagtcacgagtctgattgacgattttatattggttatgtttcagattttgatacatgttactgatatCTATTACATGCTTctacattgtttatatgattgcatgtttcgttgatttatactgggatgtatttctcaccggaattatccggctgttgtcgtgtttgtatgtgtgcatggtaacatgtgggacaagatcggggtcgaggagatgaagagagatcgtgattagagttgagactacggactttgattagagatagggtttggacacttgatatttagtcgttaaaccttagtttgaatgattgtatatagtacgAGACttatactttaatactgacatatatattaaaatgtATTCTATTACGTTCCGCCTTTAAtactgtattttttttaaaaaaattagaccatgtttattataattaaataaattgtctcaatgatgattaagaacataattagcgtccgggtccccacagatttgTACTTAGAATTtcttttgagaaatttttgtGTTTGAGATAAGAAGTCTTACTGCTCATTTTGTTAATTTTGTATGTGTATGAGATATTAAGAGTTTCAATAATGCAGCCTGATAACTCTTGTTGAAGTGAGCAATTTCAAAGTGTTAATTGTCAAAGTCCTTTAATAAAATCTTTCCGTAAAGAAGAATGTGTGACGTAAGAATATTAAAGTATTCTAACATCTAGAAACAAACTTGTGTCATTTACGTTTCAGTTACTATATTTTAGCTTCATGCTTGATAACCCAACTGTTCATGCACTCAAGCCATTTTGTGTTCAATCAGTACCAGTTAGCCTTCTCTCGTGCAGTTCTTATGCTGGCTTATTGATACCTAACTGAGAATAATTACATTTAGTGTTACTAATCCAATCgagatattttaaaaatttaatgataTTAGTTATTCATCTGTCTTAATCAATCACATATCATAACAAACTATAAATTTAGTAATggatttatatatgtattagAGTTTCTTTAGGGGTGTCAAAATTAGACACGACTCATCAACTCGACACGGTTCAACCTGAAAAAAAATCAGGTTTGGACTTGAGGTTTTTAGGTTCGGGTCAGATCGGGTTGGACCGATAGCTGACCCGAAAAAATGATCGAGTTGGATTGGGTTGGGTTCGATTGAcacgaaaattttattttttttaaaatataattaataaatattgtctatattttttatatattatatgtctgaagaaatatttattgtatatttatatcatcaattttcatattttaatatttattttgaatattttttattttttaaacaattgtttatttgatttaataaatatattttatttttttataattaaaatttcaaatttaaatcatatatatgaccaagattttgttattatttgtttaaattaaaatatatttttttaatttatttttttaaacaaaaaatcaaaattacgTTGATCGGGTTTGAGTTCGGATTGTCAGTTTTCGAGTTGGCTCGAATTCGGATTGAATTTGAGTTGAGCAatttttaaacaatattatTGCTCAACCCGATCAAACCCATCCGAATTGACAACACGAATTTCTTTAAGAATAAacgaataatttaaaaaatctatAGCAAATGAAGTAAACGACCGAATCAGGCGATCCTCGTTGTCATTTTGGGTTTACAGAAAGATCTCGTAGACAATTCTCCTAGGCGAAGAAAACAATCGACTGAATTTTCCCAAACCCTAGATTCTCCTTAAATTCAAGAAATAGGAATCATCCACACTAATATCCATCGCCTCACTCTCAGAACCGATTGCAGTTGGCGAATAAGTCTGGTTATTGTGAACGAGGAGTGGCAAGTTTGGAGGGATAGAGGAATTCTGGTATATGCTGGATGGTGTCACACTTACGATGGGTGTGACGGGTTCCAAGTTAGAGAAGGCTTTGGGCGATCAGTTTCCCGAGGGAGAGCGGTATTTCGGGTTGGAGAATTTCGGAAACACTTGCTATTGCAACAGCGTGCTCCAGGTGGGAAGTTGTGGCGCTCGTTTCTTGTTTGTTGGGATTTTAATTTGTCGTTTTCCGGGTTTTTTGATGAGTTTTGGGATGTGGGTTTGGATTTTGGGTTGTTTTCCTTGGTCGTTTTGATTTTTATGGTCAAGTCAAAAGGAGAAGCTAGGAGGTTTTGATTGTGCATTTGGCTGTCTCTAAGGAAGACTTGATTATACCTTTATATCGCTATGTTGATTTTGGTTTTCTTTAATGCCAATTTCAGGGCAAGACATTTATTTCGTCTGCCAtgtgtgttttatttttttgtgagTGATTAAATTGGGTTAAAGTTAAAATTTTGGTGTGTTGTGGTTTGGTTAATTTGGTCTTGGGGAAGATGTTGATGTTCCATTCAAGGGAAACTGAATTATTGAATTTCAATTGTTAGTTACCTCATAGATGGCCTCAATTTGTCCTTAGTGGAATCTTAATGGCTGTTGCTGAGATCTCCTGTTTATTTGTACCATGATGAGTGCTAAAAGAAATATGTTTTTGGAAGTGTAGTGACAAGCCTTTTCTTGTATGACTGTGATGAGAATATTGAATGTTTCCTTGCTTTGATATCACTTGGTTCTGCAGGCTCTTTATTTCTGTGCCCCATTTCGTGAACAACTGTTGGAACATTCTTCAAATAACAAAACAAGCGAAGCAGATGAAAATCTCTTGACTTGTCTTGCAGAGCTGTACTCACAGGTACTTGATTCAATGCTGAATCAAGTGTTAAGTCTTTGGCTGCTTGGATACATCTTTGAGGCATTACTTGActgttcaatttattttttcgGAATTTCATGAACTTAATACATGAGACCAAAGCATTTCTTGGTAAAAGAATACCTACGATATGCATGTGTTTACCTGGTTCCTAGTGCATCTTGAAAAactttatgcatatttttcatggctcatttcagattttttttatcatcatCTGCTAAATAACAAAGGCAGCTTTGGTAATTATCTGAAACTATAGTTTCTTGACATTCGTTGCCGAGTAACTATCCATGAGAAATATGGCGAAACATCGCTGATTCATTCTTCACTGGCTGGTTTAGCAGCCATCAGTTTAGGACAAAGCCACAATTGTGTATTGATGCTGTTTTCGGTTTGAATGCCTGTAATTTGGCATGCTCTTGAGATTTTGCAAATTAATATCTTAATAATTTTTTGCAGATAAGTTCACAGAAGAAGAAAACTGGTGTAATAGCTCCAAAACGCTTTGTACAGagagtaagaaaagaaaatgaCCTTTTCCGAGGATACATGCATCAGGTGTGTTTTTGGTAAACAACAGCTTTTTTTGCCCCGTGGAAGCACTGAGGTGGTCAATAGAATCTAAATTGTCCAAGCTTTTTTTTAGAGTGCCAGAAGTGTCCTTGTCAGTCCTTTATCACCATTAATCTATTCTGATTAAAATTCTTGTCTGAAGTTTAGATATGTGTTTCTGGACGGGTAATTTGCACTCACCTTCTCCTACAATTTTGGCACTCATCTTCTCCTACACTTTGGCAGCACTCACCTCccatgatatgttataatttGTATACATGATAAGAGAGATAAGTGTCAAATGCATAAAGCCTGCAGGAGGTGAATACAAAtaatttattcttggacacAAGTTTTTTTGTACATTTGATTTCAATGATTCCTGAAACTCACATCATGGATTTGTTGTTAAGAGAGATTTTATTATAAGCATTCAGAAAATATATTGCTTTACTATGTGGTGGTTGTTCATGTAGCTATGAACCTTTTACTTCTTTTAGATGGCAACTTATTGCAAGTTTCTACAATTAATTGGTAACAAAAGTTGAATATAGATGGTCATGAACTTTACAATATAGAATACAGAATCTTCTGCGTTATAACTTTCTTTTCAAGCTTCAACATAACGTGATATTCATGCCTTCATGCAGGACGCCCATGAATTTTTGAACTTTTTGTTGAATGAACTTGTCGACACTCTGGAGAAAGAGTCTCAAAAGGTGCCAAGTATTCAGCATACTTCTTCTGTTGAGGGTCTTGCAAATGGGCTAAGCAACGGCCCCATAAATGGTGTTAAGAAGGAACCATTAGTGACCTGGGTGCATAAAATTTTTCAGGTTAACACTTTATGAAAATTATATACTTTGGATTCAGATTTTATTGGCTGAATCTCCACTCACATCAGAAATATGTTGTATCATGACGTAAAATGATCATTGCATGCCTGTTGTGCCTTTTTACCAGAGCTTGAGCTTTATTATACATAGCACTATAGTAATTTTCAATTGCTTGAGAACTCATATAATCATTATGTGATGTGGTTGCCAAATGTTGATATTCTTCTTGCTCATTTTATCTCCGACTCTTGGCGAGATGCAGGGTACTCTTACCAATGAGACAAAATGTTTAAGGTGTGAGACTGTTACAGCAAGGGATGAGACATTCTTAGATCTAAGCCTTGATATTGAACAAAACAGTTCAATTACTAGCTGCCTCAAGAACTTCAGCTCCACTGAAACCCTGAATGCCGAAGATAAATTCTTCTGTGATAAGTGCTGCAGGTAGGCGCCTTTCTTGGCATTCATTCTTACTGAAACTATCAAAAAAAATAATCTCTCTACTCTGCCTGCAGTCTGCAAGAAGcacagaagaggatgaagataaAGAAACCTCCACATATCCTTGTCATTCATCTCAAGCGATTCAAGTACATGGAGCAGCTAAACCGGCACAAGAAGTTATCCTATCGCGTAGTGTTCCCTTTGGAACTAAAACTCACCTGCACCATGGATGACGCTGACTCAGAGTACTCATTATTTGCCGTGGTGGTACACGTGGGGAGTGGGCCTAATCATGGGCATTATGTCAGTCTCGTCAAAAGTCACAACCACTGGCTGCACTTTGATGATGAAACTGTGGAGATGATTGAGGAGTCGGCTATCCAGACGTACTTCGGATCAGCTAACGAGTATGCGCCCAATATAGATCATGGATACATTCTCTTCTACGAGAGCATGGCTGCTGATGATAACAAGAGCTGAATAAAATGGGGAGCCCCGTTTTTATTTCGGGTTAAAGGCGTAGATCGTAAACACACATCTTGTCGGTTTTACTATTTTTCCATAACATGTGGCCTAGCTCGAGGCTTGGTTTTCATGTACAGTTAGACTCGTTACTGAATGCTTGGCCCTTTTCGGAGCATTTATACAGAAATAATAATAACCAATACTTGATATTTTATGGGGGACCTCCGTTTAATTTGatcatttaaaatttattcCTAAAGTGGATCGTTCTCGTTATAAAACAAACATACGGCAGGGTACATAAATGAACCGTATTTGTTGGCTCTTAAATTTTTGTGATACTTGAAGAAAATGTTCTAAAGTCGTCCACCAAATTTTCTACCTTTTATTTTGTTATGGTTTATTTTGAACAAGATAGAATTCTAACATATTTTAATGTGAGCAAaatcttgtgtgagacggtcttatcagtcgtattttgtgaaatgaATCTCTTaattgagtcatccatgaaaaaatattactttttatgttaagagtattacgttttattgtgaatatcggtagggttgatccttctcacaaatataaattcgtgagaccgtttcacaagagacatactaaTTAATGTGATATGATTCTGTATTTCTATGTGGTGTAGAGACAGATGTATTCTAGGGCTGtactgggctgtagcccagcccactttttttttattttttaataatttagcgacggttttttaacaatcgtcgctaatatttgcgacggt includes:
- the LOC140809506 gene encoding ubiquitin carboxyl-terminal hydrolase 4-like produces the protein MLDGVTLTMGVTGSKLEKALGDQFPEGERYFGLENFGNTCYCNSVLQALYFCAPFREQLLEHSSNNKTSEADENLLTCLAELYSQISSQKKKTGVIAPKRFVQRVRKENDLFRGYMHQDAHEFLNFLLNELVDTLEKESQKVPSIQHTSSVEGLANGLSNGPINGVKKEPLVTWVHKIFQGTLTNETKCLRCETVTARDETFLDLSLDIEQNSSITSCLKNFSSTETLNAEDKFFCDKCCSLQEAQKRMKIKKPPHILVIHLKRFKYMEQLNRHKKLSYRVVFPLELKLTCTMDDADSEYSLFAVVVHVGSGPNHGHYVSLVKSHNHWLHFDDETVEMIEESAIQTYFGSANEYAPNIDHGYILFYESMAADDNKS